The following is a genomic window from Methanoplanus sp. FWC-SCC4.
GATATTCAAAAATTGAAGTCCCCGTCATTTCTTCAGGCAGATATCCAACCAAATACTCACTCTTTTTACTGACATAGTTCAAAATGCCCTTGTGATTAATGAACATTACAAATTCATCAATATTTTCCAATAAAGATTCATATAATCTTTTTTTGGCCATGAGTTGATCCTTTAACAATTTTTTCTCGGTAATGTCTTTAAGGAGGATCAAAATACCAGGACATCCATCGGTAAGAACAACCTGAAATGTCTCAAATGTAAAAAAAAGCTGAGATTCATTTTTGAGAATATTTATCTCCTCACAAACTTTTTTTCCCTCTAAAATTTCTTCTAATTTAGAAAGGATATCAAAATATGGTGAGAGACAATCGAATAAATCAGTGATATATTTTCCAGGTAAATCTTCTTTTTCAGAATCAATAAGATTGGAAAAATTTTCATTCAGATCAACAATTCTTCGATCTTCATTTAAAATAAGAAGGTAATCTGAAGAATAATCCATTATTGTTGATATTGGGATTCTGGAGGAAAGAAAATATACTTTGGCCTTTCCAAAAGGCACCATATCCACCTGACCTGAACTTCGCATAACATCAAGATACCTGGCAACAGACATCCTGTTCATCCCTATTGCATTAGAGATATCTTTTACAGGCAAACCCCTCGGATGCTTTTTTAATAAGTTAAGAATTTCCGATATTGCAGAGTCATTGTTTGCCATTTCATTATTTGTTAATTTTGATAATATAAATGTCATATCATTCTGCCTGACAATGACGATATATTGGTCATATTTATAATAATGATTTACCGCTCCCAAAACAATGAGCTTTTCAAAAACTTAAGAGTGGACAATATTACAAAAATTTGCATGAATATAGATTTTTAGATATAACCAATTAATACAAAAACTACTGTAACTAAACCAAGAAAGATACAAAATATCCAAAAAGGAGTTTTCCTTGCAAATTTTAGCAAAAAGTCCATGGATATATAACCAAAAACAAAAGAAGAGACCGTCAATAAAAACATGGTTCCAGGAGGTATCAGCCTGATTGAGTCAATATCCACACAAAATATGCATATCGTGGCAGGTACGCTTATAAGAAATGAAATTACCAGTGCTGACTCCTGCTTCACATTTCTTGCAAGCAGGGTTGCCACTGTCACTCCCGAACGCGAAATCCCCGGAATTATTGCAAACCCCTGAGCCATACCCAGTATAACTATATCCTTATCGGACAGATTTTGTGTATCTTTATCTCCAAAGGCACCTGTTTTTTTCATAATCAGGCCAGTGAAGATTAACATCAACCCGATTAAAAGTGTAAAAGTGGCCGCACTGTTCTCAAAGGAAACCATCTTTAATGCGAAATAAAGAGGAAGTGCAGTAAACCCAGTAAAAATTGTTGCAAAAATAAGTATCCGGGTCATTTTATGATTAATACTGAAGTTTTTTAATACAGAATAAAATTCATTTTTAAATTTGATGACAACAGCAAACATTGTGCCAACATGAAGATAAAAAGCATAAGAAAGAGCAGTCTGAGGATCCATATTGAGCTGGTTAAGCATAAATAACATAGTCTGGGCTTCACTGCTTATCGGCAGCCACTCAATAGTCCCCTGAATAAAACCTGCAATAATTGCTTCAATACCATTCATTATTATTTTAAAAGGTGTATTAATCTAATTTATAGTTTCTCCCAAATTTGTATGATGAAATTAGGGATTATACAATAGAGAAATTACAGAAATTCATTCTTTTGGCATTGCTGTGCACTTATATTTTATTACAATAAAAATCAATTAAAATTTCAATTATCAATAAATTCGATCACCTGGTTTAATAAGACGTACATTATCAAAAAATTTATAACTAAAAATAACCACGGATTTTAAATTAAAATAGTGATTCTCACTATTTTTAAACTAATATAGTTTGTCAAATCAAACATGCGAAATGTCTGGCATTCTCTTTTATTCTAAAATATTGATTGGAGATAATAATGTAAAGTAGAAAGATTTTGACATTTCAAATGCAAAATGCTGACTTTGCAATAAAAGGGGGATATTTAAATGAAAAAAAGGTTATCAATTATCATTGTCGGCCTCTTGTTTGGGTTATTCATATTTGCTACACCCTCATTTGCATATGTAATAGACGGTGATCTAAGTGACTGGGGTTTGAACAAATTAAAAGATACTTCCTATAGCTGGAGCGATGAAGAAACATGGCTTCCAAACAGTGGTGTCAGTTTTATTGTTGAGGACAACTTTAATCCACTGCACACAGACAGCTCGTACACATATTTTGGAGTCCACATAAAAGGAGTCGGCAGTAGTTATTCTTCTTATAATGAATTAAAAAAGATAAAACTGGAAAACGGAATAGAAGTTAGCGAGCCTTACGGAGGGGAGTACTACGACCTTGAAGCAAGGTATTTTGATCAGGATGACGACTATATCTACATAGCAATTGTTACATCACTGGAACCAACTGCTGAAGGAGACAAAAGACCCGGTGATCTTGCACTAAATATTGATCTTGACAGCAGTACAGGTGATTTAGGATATGAATATGGCGTTAAAATTCACGAGGATCCAGAACAGGGAAATATTATTTATAACCCGGTCTGGGAAAAGTTAGGGTATCTGCTTCCCGTATTACCGGACAGAATTGTCCCAGACAGTGGTAACAAAGTAGGAATCGCAGATATTGCATATACTAACCAATGGCTTTCAAGGCAGGACTGGGGAAAAGATAATTATGTGATTGAGATAGCAATCGATAAAACAGTTATTGGACTTTCAAAAGGCGACATAGTATCGGACAGATCTATAATGTACTGTGATAACTGCATTAATGAACACATATTTGTGCCGGAATTTCCAACAATAGCAGTATCACTAGCTATAATAATCGGATTTATGTCAGTTATCTACATGGGAAGGGAAAGAATAGTTAAAAAATAATGTATATATTAAGGACATAACGTCCTCTATTTTAAAAAACGCAATTATCTCAAATATAAAGTTTATTTCCGGATTATGTTATTTATCTGCGCCATATAACATTTTTGAAGAATCAAGGACTGAAATTCATATCTTCTAATCATTGCTACCTGATAGTAATCACAAATTATCCAGAAAAGATCTTTTTCTCTGTTATCTCCTTCGAATTTCAGTCACTCTGACGATATAATGTCAAATTTTAATTAATGAAATAATTCATTCATCCATTGATCTTTTCATATTAAATTAGAAATCTCAGTTTTTTTCAAAGATTCCGGCATAATGATTTAGGTCTCTCTTTTTCAGCAGGATTGTCATTAAAAATCAATATTGTAAATATCCCGTATATTTTTGAATGAAAATTGGATGAATTATATTATGCACACCACACTCTTCATCTTTTGTCTATTAGAAAGATAAATATGAATATCATTACCAGACACTCCAGGAGTACGAATTCTTTTCATCATACAATTTATCTATACTCAATGATATGAAATTTCTAACCAAAATGAGATTTACATCTCATCTTTTTAGCGATTTATAGTTATTATTCAGCCAGGTTTCATCAAAATGAATTTGCATCCTGAATAAAGACTTTTTAAATCACAGGATTTTTCATTCATACGGTTGAGGAATTTATTTCATATTTTTCTCTCTGCCTGATTTTATGAGACAAATTCTAAATTACCAAATTTTAAAAAGGTTAGGGATTTTATCTCATGTAAAATGTGGTTCATTTAAAAAGATTATAAATTCTGCCATTTACTTCAATTTCTGACTCTATTGTGTTATAACCGGGTTTTTCAAATTTTATTTTATGAGCTCCTCTTCGAAGATCTATCTTAATTTCTCCGTTTTCATCAGTCTTGAAAATTCTGGAGTTGACATATACATACACATTTTCAATGGGTAAACCTTCTGAGTCACTGACAATTATTCTGCAATCTCCTTCGAATAATGAAGCATAATCCAAAATAAAATCCTGTCTTTTAATAGAGGGTTCAACAGTTATTTTCTTTCTTTCATTTCCCTCAAGATCAAAGCTTACAAACATAATGTAATTCTCATCATTAACATACTCACGTGAGATACGGCCATTATTTACATTATATGAATATTTACCAGCACTTAAAAGAGGCATTGACAATCCATAAGTGACCCCGGTTATTTCATTATCATGTTTGTTGGTCACATCAAAAACTGCATAATCCATCCCTTTTGTTACATTCACCGAAATATTCTGCAGCATTAAATAATGAGCAGAGATCTCATCCAGACTTGTGAAAGTAACTCCTTTGTCTTTAGAACGGTTAATAAATCCAATGAAATCTTCACTGTATATCGGGTTTCCTACATCTTTTGCATCCCAAAGAAAAACTGCCATTCCTCCATCCGATATTACAGAATCAATTGTATTTTCCCAGTCTGAAAAGGTATCTTCATCCCCGCCATAATTTGATGATAAAGCAGTACTTGAAGGTAAAGCAACAGGAATTAGTACAATACCGCTTTCATCCCCATGATAATAAGCAATTTTCGGATTTCTAAGACCTTCACGATTAAATTCTTCAAATGGAGAACCTACATAATATGCCTCAGCAAAACGCATATTTTCTTCAGATAGTGCCCTGACAGAATCAAGATTATATTTAAAATATTCAAAGAGAACTCCATTTGCACCTGTCATATGCTTAATTTCGTTTATCTCTTTTTTCTGTGATTCAAGATCCTGATATGACTGGTTAACATACATCCCGGCATATCCGACAGCGTTTATTTCATTAAAGGGTACATTTCCACCTTCAATTCTGGCAACCTCATTATATTCCACATTCAACTCATCAATTGTTTTTAACCCCCCATTAGAATAATCCATTAATTCATCTTCTGATGCAAGAAATGTGATTACTCCCGGAATTTTCCCTTCTGAAAAGGGATATTCAAAAACAGAAGAATAGTGATCAATATTAATCTCAGCTGTATTTTTGTCCCCAACTGAAAAATACTGGACATGGTTAACAGATTCAGAAGGAGCCAATGTATATTCGGAGTATACTAAAATGTTACCTAAGTCATAATACAAAGAACCCCCATAATATATTCTATCAGGATATGGAACTAAATCACCGTATCTGAGAAGTATTCCGGTGTTTCCTTCATTAAAGTAAATTTGATCAAATTTTTTATCTTTCACCAAAGCACTATCATGGGAAGGATATATCTTCTTGGTTATCGGATTCTTGTTTCCATTCTCTAAATTACGATATTCAAATTCAATCACAGGAGCAAATATTGAACTTGATAAACCAACTCCCATTCTTGAATCACTATTTAGATTAATCCAGTCATTTGCAATTATGATCTCTCTTTTAAAGGCCTTTTCATAAAACATATATTTTACAATAAGTGTAGCCCATTTTTCAGCATTATCAGTACTTTTAATGGTTGTTTTATAGATTATACTGTCATCATCTTTGGATATTACTGAATAATCCAGATTATTTAATTCATAGACTTCTTTCTTATTCTCATCACCATCACTTATTGAAATACCAATATAATCAGTATAAAATCCATCTTCCAGGAGATTAAGCGTTTTAGTACCATAATACTTTATCTCGGGTGAATTTTCACTTATTTTTACTTTATAATAGTCATTTTCAAATAAGTATGATGAACCAAAATCATAAAGATCGGGAATAACTTCATTAAATTTTAAAGAATTTTCTTCAAAGATCTTTTTCTCAACATTTTCCTTTTCTGAAATATATTTATATATTCCAAAATTATCTGAAGCTGAAAAGATTTTATCCAATTTCTTATTGGAATCTATCGCCAGATCGTCGAAATCAACATCCAGGTATCCTTTAAGAATTCTGTTTGAAGATATTATGTACATTATATTAAAAGAATACAGATCTTTTGTAAAATCTTCAGCACCATGAGTAAAATAAGTTTTTTTCAGATCATCAAGATATCTTTTAGTTTCAGAACCGGAATGAACACTTGGTGTAACCTTATCCGCATAGAGATCAATCCTTTCCCTATAAAGAAAATCAGGAATACCTTCAGAAGGGCTTCCAATTTCACTTAACCAGATGAGATGTTCTTTTTCAGTATCGGAACCTGTAATTATTGGTTGATAATAAAGATTTCCAATAACAGGAACAAAAATAACTGGAATTAATATAAACAAATAAAATGTCACCGATATACCTTTTTTAAGGCTTTCTTTTCTAATTCTTTTATCAAGATACTCTTTAAAAACAGGTAAAATATAAAATAGTCCCGCTACAGCTGCAATTGGAATTATCAAATAAAGATAATGGATCTCTCTAAGTGCTCCTGTCCCCACATTCTCTGCTGAACTCATTGCACCAGGTAAAAGAGCTGTAATAATTAGAGAAAGGGCTATACACTTCCCTTTTGAATCCAGCCTGAATATTCCAAAAACAGAAAGAAAAGTCTGAACAGGCCCCATCCAAAATGGGGTCATCATTATTCCATGAGAAATATGATTTATGTTGCCAATAAAGGGTATGCCAATAAATCTTTTCTCTGAAATACCAGTTAATCGGGAATGGAAATAAAGAGAGAGCTTTATTGCCATAAATATGAAAGAAGACCAAAATATTGCGTATATATAATTGTTTGAAACAAATATACTGTCATAAAAAATTTTTCCAAAATCCTGAATAAATTCAATCCCTGAAAATGAAGAAATTGATTCTGTTATTGAAATTATAAACCTTCCTTTATCGATGTACTGGGGTTGTACAAAAGGGAAAATCTGAGCAATTAAAACATATAAAAATAAAAGACTCACTATCAAAATGTACATCCCAATCTCCATTTTTTTCCATATAACCGCATATAATATAAGATAAACAGAGGTAAAAAATATTAAAAACATATATGTTCCGGTATGAGTGAAACCAAGAGTAAATACAAGAGTAATCAAAATGAACATATTTTTAATATCCGGTTTATGAAGTGCTAAAAAAATAATAGAGATTAAAAATAGCATTGCAAATATTCCTGAAGAATAATTGAGTAGATTTAAAGTTAATAGTGGCATTGATATTAAAAATAATATCGAAAATAATGATAATTTTTCTGACTTAAAAAATTTATCAGCATAAAGGTAATAAATCATTATAGTGACAAAAAACAAAATCAGAGGCAGCAAATATGCAAGGGTCAGCCCATCAATTCCGGTTATTTTCATCACTATTGAACCAAAGATCCATAATCCAAAAGGATAATCAAAACCAAGATATTCTTCACTAAATGAAGTTTCATAAAACCCAAGCAGTGAATATGATTCAGCCATATTCAATGTATTATATACATGTGTGTAAACATCTGATCCGGAAGGAGACAGGAAAATGAGGGTAGGTACTATAAACCCAATAATTAATGTAAAGAATAAAAAACATATTAAAGAAGGAATCTCCCCACCATTACTCCACACAAATATATGTTTATTTATTTTCTCCCAGATATTTTTCACAACACTAATAGAAACATTAACATAATATATACCTTTTCCTCAAGATAACCAAATATTTTGACGATAATAATTCAGCATAATAGGATGTGATTTTACCAGAAAGAGCCTCCAAAAATAAGAAATATAATCAGGTTTATTATTTCT
Proteins encoded in this region:
- a CDS encoding undecaprenyl-diphosphate phosphatase, with product MNGIEAIIAGFIQGTIEWLPISSEAQTMLFMLNQLNMDPQTALSYAFYLHVGTMFAVVIKFKNEFYSVLKNFSINHKMTRILIFATIFTGFTALPLYFALKMVSFENSAATFTLLIGLMLIFTGLIMKKTGAFGDKDTQNLSDKDIVILGMAQGFAIIPGISRSGVTVATLLARNVKQESALVISFLISVPATICIFCVDIDSIRLIPPGTMFLLTVSSFVFGYISMDFLLKFARKTPFWIFCIFLGLVTVVFVLIGYI
- a CDS encoding PAS domain-containing protein, with translation MTFILSKLTNNEMANNDSAISEILNLLKKHPRGLPVKDISNAIGMNRMSVARYLDVMRSSGQVDMVPFGKAKVYFLSSRIPISTIMDYSSDYLLILNEDRRIVDLNENFSNLIDSEKEDLPGKYITDLFDCLSPYFDILSKLEEILEGKKVCEEINILKNESQLFFTFETFQVVLTDGCPGILILLKDITEKKLLKDQLMAKKRLYESLLENIDEFVMFINHKGILNYVSKKSEYLVGYLPEEMTGTSIFEYLNLNTKEVEKFISMLNSHDNNSPIAFESDFIHKNGDLIFLSIKISNEYTDLNVYGGFQVICSVNPLQNERNNPINCFVEEPSICNKLKNSETIEYKF
- a CDS encoding glycosyltransferase family protein, translating into MKNIWEKINKHIFVWSNGGEIPSLICFLFFTLIIGFIVPTLIFLSPSGSDVYTHVYNTLNMAESYSLLGFYETSFSEEYLGFDYPFGLWIFGSIVMKITGIDGLTLAYLLPLILFFVTIMIYYLYADKFFKSEKLSLFSILFLISMPLLTLNLLNYSSGIFAMLFLISIIFLALHKPDIKNMFILITLVFTLGFTHTGTYMFLIFFTSVYLILYAVIWKKMEIGMYILIVSLLFLYVLIAQIFPFVQPQYIDKGRFIISITESISSFSGIEFIQDFGKIFYDSIFVSNNYIYAIFWSSFIFMAIKLSLYFHSRLTGISEKRFIGIPFIGNINHISHGIMMTPFWMGPVQTFLSVFGIFRLDSKGKCIALSLIITALLPGAMSSAENVGTGALREIHYLYLIIPIAAVAGLFYILPVFKEYLDKRIRKESLKKGISVTFYLFILIPVIFVPVIGNLYYQPIITGSDTEKEHLIWLSEIGSPSEGIPDFLYRERIDLYADKVTPSVHSGSETKRYLDDLKKTYFTHGAEDFTKDLYSFNIMYIISSNRILKGYLDVDFDDLAIDSNKKLDKIFSASDNFGIYKYISEKENVEKKIFEENSLKFNEVIPDLYDFGSSYLFENDYYKVKISENSPEIKYYGTKTLNLLEDGFYTDYIGISISDGDENKKEVYELNNLDYSVISKDDDSIIYKTTIKSTDNAEKWATLIVKYMFYEKAFKREIIIANDWINLNSDSRMGVGLSSSIFAPVIEFEYRNLENGNKNPITKKIYPSHDSALVKDKKFDQIYFNEGNTGILLRYGDLVPYPDRIYYGGSLYYDLGNILVYSEYTLAPSESVNHVQYFSVGDKNTAEINIDHYSSVFEYPFSEGKIPGVITFLASEDELMDYSNGGLKTIDELNVEYNEVARIEGGNVPFNEINAVGYAGMYVNQSYQDLESQKKEINEIKHMTGANGVLFEYFKYNLDSVRALSEENMRFAEAYYVGSPFEEFNREGLRNPKIAYYHGDESGIVLIPVALPSSTALSSNYGGDEDTFSDWENTIDSVISDGGMAVFLWDAKDVGNPIYSEDFIGFINRSKDKGVTFTSLDEISAHYLMLQNISVNVTKGMDYAVFDVTNKHDNEITGVTYGLSMPLLSAGKYSYNVNNGRISREYVNDENYIMFVSFDLEGNERKKITVEPSIKRQDFILDYASLFEGDCRIIVSDSEGLPIENVYVYVNSRIFKTDENGEIKIDLRRGAHKIKFEKPGYNTIESEIEVNGRIYNLFK